GTATCAAAACGGCGGACATCCCTGTACCGTGCGGCATCTCGAACCGATTTTCAAATCGTGAATCTCGCCTGGCAAAGGCGTGAAGGGAGAGCATGTTCACCTCAGACTTACTCAAAGATAAGTTCGCGCTGATCACCGGCGGCGGTTCGGGCCTCGGGCTGTCCATGGCAAAACGTTTTGCCGGGCTGGGCGCGCGCCTGGCGATCTGTGGGCGCAACGCCGAACGCCTGGCAGAAGGCGCGCAAGCCATTCAAGCTGCCGGCGGTCGCGAGGTGATTACGTTTGTTTGTGATGTGCGCGACCATGACGCCGTAACGCAAGCCCTGGACGCGCTGGTCGAAAAACACGGCCTGCCCGATATTTTGGTGAACAACGCAGCGGGCAATTTTCTCGCAGCCACCGAGGATCTATCGCCCGGCGGTTTTGATGCGGTCATGAAAATCGTGCTCTATGGCACGTTCAATTGCACGCAGGCGCTCGCGAAAAAATGGATCGCGGCGAAACGCGGCGGTAACATTCTCAATATCGTCACGACCTATGCCTGGAACGGTTCGGCGTTCGTTGTGCCCTCCGCCTGCGCGAAAGCCGGCGTGCTGGCCATGACGCGCTCACTGGCCGTGGAATGGGCAACTTACGGCATTCGTCTCAATGCCATTGCGCCCGGACCGTTTCCCACTGAAGGCGCGTGGAAGCGTTTATTACCAACCAAAGAAGTTGAAGAAAGCGCCAAGAAGCGCATTCCGCTGGGCCGCTTTGGCGAGCACGAGGAGTTGACCAACCTGGCCGCTTTTCTGGTGGCGGACGGCGTCGATTTCATCACCGGCGAGGTGGTCACGATCGACGGCGGTGAAGCGCTCGCCGGCGCCGGGCAATTCTCACAATATTTGCAGCATGACCGGCAGCAATTCAAGCGGGTGTTGCAGATGATGCGTGGAAAATAACGTTACGCTTGTTGCTGGCATCAATTCTCCCTCGACTTTAAAACTTCCGCCAGACGATCCGGGTAATTCGTAATGATGGCATTGACGCCGAGATCGAGCAGTTTGTTCATCAGCGGCTTTTCATTCACCGTCCACACATGCACTTCTTTCCCGGCGGCGCGCGCTTTTTGC
This portion of the Cytophagia bacterium CHB2 genome encodes:
- a CDS encoding SDR family oxidoreductase encodes the protein MFTSDLLKDKFALITGGGSGLGLSMAKRFAGLGARLAICGRNAERLAEGAQAIQAAGGREVITFVCDVRDHDAVTQALDALVEKHGLPDILVNNAAGNFLAATEDLSPGGFDAVMKIVLYGTFNCTQALAKKWIAAKRGGNILNIVTTYAWNGSAFVVPSACAKAGVLAMTRSLAVEWATYGIRLNAIAPGPFPTEGAWKRLLPTKEVEESAKKRIPLGRFGEHEELTNLAAFLVADGVDFITGEVVTIDGGEALAGAGQFSQYLQHDRQQFKRVLQMMRGK